A section of the Perognathus longimembris pacificus isolate PPM17 chromosome 7, ASM2315922v1, whole genome shotgun sequence genome encodes:
- the LOC125355661 gene encoding small ubiquitin-related modifier 1-like — MSDQEAKPSTEDLGDKKEGEYIKLKVIGQDSSEIHFKVKMTTHLKKLKESYCQRQGVPMNSLRILFEGQRIAVNHTPKELEMEEEDVIEVYQEQTGSFNSLDILFIFFFFCQLLQGFEQRKLTFALLRVYKKTMEAIGSIVQLQDDGLDQNGSNEQEK; from the exons ATGTCTGACCAGGAGGCAAAACCTTCAACCGAGGACTTGGGGGataagaaggagggagaatacATTAAACTCAAAGTCATTGGACAGGATAGCAGTGAGATTCACTTCAAAGTGAAAATGACAACACATCTCAAGAAACTCAAAGAATCATACTGTCAAAGACAGGGAGTTCCAATGAATTCACTCAGGATTCTCTTTGAAGGTCAGAGAATTGCTGTTAATCATACTCCAAAAGAACtggaaatggaggaagaagatgTGATTGAAGTTTATCAGGAACAAACGGGGTCATTCAACAGTttagatattctttttattttctttttcttttgcc AACTTCTACAGGGTTTTGAACAGAGAAAACTCACTTTTGCTCTACTAAGAGTATATAAGAAGACAATGGAAGCCATAGGCTCTATTGTCCAGCTGCAGGATGATGGCTTAGATCAGAATGGTAGTAAtgagcaggaaaaataa